A genome region from Streptomyces antimycoticus includes the following:
- the purL gene encoding phosphoribosylformylglycinamidine synthase subunit PurL: MTLDTTKHAAQTPDDGQPWAELGLKQDEYERIRAILGRRPTGAELAMYSVMWSEHCSYKSSKVHLRQFGEKAPQSDALLVGIGENAGVVDVGQGYAVTFKVESHNHPSYIEPYQGAATGVGGIVRDILAMGARPVAVMDPLRFGAADHPDTKRVLPGVVAGIGGYGNCLGLPNIGGEVVFDPCYQGNPLVNALCVGVMKHEDIHLAKASGAGNKVILYGARTGGDGIGGVSVLASETFDAAGDSASGTGKPTKRPAVQVGDPFQEKLLIECTLEVFKEDLVEGIQDLGGAGLSCATSELASAGSGGMRVELDTVPLRDSSLSPEEILMSESQERMCAIVKPEKVDRFLEICEKWDVIATVIGEVTDGERLEIFWHGEQIVDVPPRTVAHEGPVYERPFARPEWQDALQADDAGKLPRPATAEELREQVLKVVASPNQASKSWITDQYDRFVQGNTVLAQPEDSGMVRVDEETGLGVAVATDGNGRYAKLDPYAGAQLALAESYRNVAASGATPLAISNCLNFGSPEDPAVMWQFAEATRGLADGCLTLGTPVTGGNVSLYNQTGEVAIHPTPVVAVLGVIDDVARRTPIAFAEEGQLLYLLGDTEAELGGSAWSQVIHDHLGGLPPKVDLERERLLAEILISASRDGMVDAAHDLSDGGLIQALTESCLRGGKGARIVVPDGLDPFVLLFSESAGRAVVAVPRSEEVRFKDMCGARGLPAARIGVIDGDAIDVQGQFSIPLAELREPYEATIPGLLA; the protein is encoded by the coding sequence ATGACCCTGGACACCACCAAGCACGCGGCGCAGACCCCGGACGACGGGCAGCCCTGGGCCGAGCTCGGTCTGAAGCAGGACGAGTACGAGCGCATCCGCGCCATCCTGGGCCGCCGCCCCACCGGCGCCGAGCTCGCGATGTACTCCGTCATGTGGTCCGAGCACTGCTCGTACAAGTCGAGCAAGGTCCATCTGCGGCAGTTCGGTGAGAAGGCCCCCCAGAGCGACGCCCTGCTCGTCGGCATCGGCGAGAACGCGGGTGTGGTCGACGTCGGCCAGGGCTACGCGGTCACCTTCAAGGTCGAGTCGCACAACCACCCCTCGTACATCGAGCCCTACCAGGGCGCGGCCACCGGCGTCGGCGGCATCGTCCGCGACATCCTCGCCATGGGCGCCCGCCCGGTGGCCGTGATGGACCCCCTGCGCTTCGGCGCCGCCGACCACCCCGACACCAAGCGGGTGCTGCCCGGTGTGGTCGCGGGCATCGGCGGCTACGGCAACTGCCTGGGCCTGCCCAATATCGGCGGCGAGGTCGTCTTCGACCCCTGCTACCAGGGCAACCCGCTGGTCAACGCGCTCTGCGTGGGCGTGATGAAGCATGAGGACATCCACCTCGCCAAGGCGTCCGGCGCCGGCAACAAGGTGATCCTCTACGGCGCCCGCACCGGCGGCGACGGCATCGGCGGCGTCTCCGTGCTGGCCTCCGAGACCTTCGACGCTGCGGGCGACAGTGCCTCCGGCACGGGAAAGCCCACCAAGCGCCCCGCCGTCCAGGTCGGCGACCCCTTCCAGGAGAAGCTGCTCATCGAGTGCACCCTGGAGGTCTTCAAGGAGGACCTGGTCGAGGGCATTCAGGACCTCGGCGGCGCGGGCCTGTCCTGCGCCACCAGCGAGCTCGCCAGCGCCGGCTCCGGCGGGATGCGGGTCGAGCTGGACACCGTGCCGCTGCGCGACTCCTCGCTCTCCCCCGAGGAGATCCTGATGAGCGAGTCGCAGGAGCGCATGTGCGCGATCGTGAAGCCCGAGAAGGTCGACCGCTTCCTGGAGATCTGCGAGAAGTGGGACGTCATCGCCACCGTCATCGGTGAGGTCACCGACGGCGAGCGGCTGGAGATCTTCTGGCACGGCGAGCAGATCGTGGACGTGCCGCCGCGCACCGTCGCCCATGAGGGCCCGGTCTACGAGCGCCCCTTCGCCCGCCCCGAGTGGCAGGACGCGCTCCAGGCCGACGACGCGGGCAAGCTGCCGCGCCCGGCCACCGCCGAAGAGCTGCGCGAGCAGGTCCTCAAGGTGGTCGCGTCGCCGAACCAGGCATCCAAGTCCTGGATCACCGATCAGTACGACCGCTTCGTCCAGGGCAATACGGTCCTCGCCCAGCCCGAGGACTCCGGCATGGTCCGCGTGGACGAGGAGACGGGCCTGGGCGTGGCCGTCGCCACGGACGGCAACGGCCGCTACGCCAAGCTGGACCCGTACGCGGGGGCGCAGCTCGCGCTCGCCGAGTCGTACCGCAATGTGGCCGCGTCCGGCGCCACGCCGCTCGCCATCTCCAACTGCCTCAACTTCGGCTCGCCGGAGGACCCCGCGGTCATGTGGCAGTTCGCCGAGGCCACCCGCGGTCTCGCCGACGGCTGCCTGACCCTGGGCACCCCGGTCACCGGCGGCAATGTGTCGCTCTACAACCAGACCGGCGAGGTGGCCATCCACCCGACGCCGGTCGTCGCCGTCCTCGGCGTGATCGACGATGTGGCCCGCCGCACCCCGATCGCCTTCGCGGAGGAGGGCCAGCTCCTCTATCTGCTGGGCGACACGGAGGCGGAGCTGGGCGGCTCGGCCTGGTCCCAGGTGATCCACGACCACCTGGGCGGGCTCCCGCCGAAGGTGGACCTGGAGCGGGAGCGGCTGCTCGCCGAGATCCTGATCTCGGCCTCGCGCGACGGCATGGTGGACGCCGCCCACGACCTGTCCGACGGCGGTCTGATCCAGGCGCTCACCGAGTCGTGTCTGCGCGGCGGCAAGGGCGCCCGGATCGTCGTTCCCGACGGTCTGGACCCGTTCGTCCTGCTGTTCTCCGAGTCCGCGGGCCGGGCGGTCGTCGCCGTACCGCGCAGCGAGGAGGTCCGCTTCAAGGACATGTGCGGGGCGCGGGGGCTTCCGGCGGCCCGTATCGGTGTGATCGACGGCGACGCGATCGACGTCCAGGGGCAGTTCTCCATCCCGCTGGCCGAGCTGAGGGAGCCGTACGAGGCGACGATCCCGGGCCTGCTGGCCTGA
- a CDS encoding nuclear transport factor 2 family protein, whose translation MGEHPDRTLVRRACTAFSQGDLDTVSTLMTADAVHHLPGDNAMSGHHKGRDACMDLYRSMYEESGGTMRVDVERVMCDGRGHTMSVHHLRAERGNRGLDMRTGNFFTVVGGKITDIDQCVEDIDAWDAFWGP comes from the coding sequence ATGGGCGAACACCCCGATCGCACCTTGGTGCGCCGCGCCTGCACGGCCTTCTCCCAGGGCGATCTGGACACGGTATCGACGCTGATGACGGCGGACGCCGTCCATCATCTGCCCGGTGACAACGCGATGTCGGGCCACCACAAGGGCCGGGACGCCTGCATGGACCTGTACCGCTCGATGTACGAGGAGTCCGGCGGCACGATGCGGGTCGACGTGGAGAGGGTGATGTGCGACGGGCGCGGACACACGATGTCCGTCCACCATCTGCGCGCCGAGCGCGGCAACCGTGGCCTGGACATGAGGACCGGAAATTTCTTCACCGTCGTCGGCGGGAAGATCACCGACATCGACCAATGCGTCGAGGACATCGACGCATGGGACGCGTTCTGGGGCCCGTGA
- a CDS encoding maleylpyruvate isomerase family mycothiol-dependent enzyme: MPPRARARSYDPAKTRTAVIAQLRLVRKAAEELDATGLDAPTRLGGWTVRELVAHLAMAVTSVVRLLERPAPPAREVTVTGWAAALAAHAGPVDEETLAAGEDLGELLERAEARFAETASVAPGDRLLATRVGAMRLEDYLVTRCVELVVHADDLTAATGVPVRHDRQALATAVRVLADALAAKAPGGSVELRIPPFAVVQCVEGPRHTRGTPPNVVETDPLTWIRLATDRLTWAEALESAPLTASGDRADLSAYLPVVGRAHTV; the protein is encoded by the coding sequence ATGCCGCCCCGTGCCCGTGCCCGCAGCTATGACCCCGCCAAGACCCGGACCGCGGTGATCGCGCAGCTGAGGCTGGTGCGGAAGGCGGCCGAGGAGCTGGACGCGACGGGCCTGGACGCCCCCACCCGGCTCGGCGGCTGGACGGTCCGGGAGCTGGTCGCGCATCTGGCGATGGCCGTGACCTCCGTCGTGCGGCTCCTGGAGCGGCCCGCGCCGCCCGCACGGGAGGTCACCGTCACGGGCTGGGCCGCGGCGCTCGCCGCGCACGCTGGTCCGGTCGACGAGGAGACCCTGGCGGCGGGCGAGGATCTGGGCGAGCTGCTGGAGCGCGCCGAGGCGCGGTTCGCGGAGACGGCCTCCGTCGCGCCCGGTGACCGGCTGCTGGCCACCCGCGTCGGCGCGATGCGGCTGGAGGACTACCTGGTCACCCGCTGTGTGGAGCTCGTGGTCCACGCCGACGACCTGACGGCCGCCACCGGCGTGCCCGTACGGCACGACCGGCAGGCGCTGGCCACCGCGGTCCGGGTGCTCGCCGACGCCCTCGCGGCGAAGGCGCCCGGCGGCTCGGTCGAGCTCCGGATCCCGCCGTTCGCCGTGGTCCAGTGCGTCGAGGGCCCCCGGCACACCCGCGGCACCCCGCCGAACGTCGTCGAGACCGACCCGCTGACCTGGATTCGCCTCGCCACGGACCGCCTGACCTGGGCCGAAGCCCTGGAGTCGGCGCCGCTGACCGCGAGCGGCGACCGCGCCGACCTCTCCGCGTACCTCCCCGTGGTCGGCCGAGCGCACACGGTGTGA